From the genome of Sphingobacterium kitahiroshimense, one region includes:
- a CDS encoding MFS transporter: MRRQEKKHEGISTILTFMLIPLSGFAMDIYIPSFPDMVTALGTSISSVRLTLTVYLIFYGLGQLLLGSLVDSYGRYRLSMLALVLFILSNILLINSSNIYFIIGMRAIQGLVISIIMVSKRSFLVDVYDGDKLKNYTSLLSIVWSSAPILAPFLGGFLQNYVGWKGNFYFLAIYALIMFLLEYRFTGETLKEQKPYRISGTVNAFKVMLSTKDFSMGIVLLGFSYAMAIVFGMSAPFMIEHDFNFSPVMTGNMSLLSGLFLLFGGLLSKAMLAKSMQKKLRLATIGQATLACLMFATAFWYYSLFSLMFFALLMHFLMGFMYNIYFTYCLTRFPQYAGAAGGLTSGGAYIVTSFASYSLVSLLNVGDQQTLAICYFILSLCIGLTLLVIGNKLKRADSQ, translated from the coding sequence ATGAGAAGACAAGAAAAGAAACACGAGGGTATCAGTACTATTTTGACATTTATGCTTATACCGCTTTCCGGTTTTGCGATGGACATTTACATCCCTTCTTTTCCGGATATGGTAACCGCATTGGGAACCTCCATATCAAGTGTCCGATTAACCCTGACAGTTTATCTCATTTTTTATGGACTGGGACAACTTCTTCTAGGAAGTTTAGTGGACAGTTATGGCCGTTACAGATTAAGCATGTTAGCATTAGTACTATTTATCCTGAGCAATATCTTACTGATCAACTCTTCCAATATTTATTTTATAATCGGTATGCGGGCCATCCAAGGCTTAGTCATTTCTATTATTATGGTATCCAAACGTAGCTTTCTCGTGGATGTTTATGACGGTGATAAATTAAAAAATTACACCTCATTACTATCTATTGTATGGTCATCCGCCCCCATTCTTGCACCATTCTTAGGCGGGTTTCTGCAAAATTATGTTGGCTGGAAAGGAAATTTTTATTTCCTTGCTATTTATGCACTCATCATGTTTCTATTGGAATACCGGTTTACAGGAGAAACACTAAAAGAACAAAAACCCTACCGCATTTCGGGTACAGTTAATGCTTTTAAAGTGATGTTGAGCACTAAAGACTTCAGCATGGGCATCGTGCTATTGGGATTCAGTTACGCTATGGCTATTGTATTTGGGATGTCTGCACCTTTTATGATCGAGCATGACTTTAATTTTTCTCCTGTCATGACCGGAAATATGTCTCTTCTTTCTGGCTTATTTTTACTGTTCGGAGGCCTACTGAGTAAAGCTATGTTAGCAAAGTCTATGCAAAAAAAACTACGACTAGCAACAATCGGACAAGCCACATTAGCCTGTTTAATGTTTGCAACAGCATTCTGGTATTACAGCTTATTTTCTCTGATGTTTTTTGCTTTATTAATGCATTTCCTGATGGGATTTATGTACAACATCTACTTCACCTATTGTTTGACACGGTTCCCACAATATGCAGGCGCAGCAGGTGGATTAACCAGTGGCGGGGCTTATATCGTGACTTCTTTTGCCAGCTACAGCCTGGTCAGTCTATTGAATGTTGGTGACCAACAGACATTAGCGATCTGCTATTTTATCTTATCCCTCTGTATAGGTTTAACTTTATTAGTAATCGGAAATAAACTAAAGAGAGCAGACTCACAATGA
- a CDS encoding helix-turn-helix domain-containing protein — protein sequence MQTEDLLGYYTNIKKEIPLDLIHSQRNALHFNVIKTESCMLSLPYARRDYYKITLTQNPGILITDQGELKVDRPTIFFSRPEVNYGWEPLAANQDGYVCLFNESFLTKEMKLEFDRVHEEMIAKPFTYIHLDQAKFQELFFYFERLASEHMDGHMFKNEIIDSILRLIIYNVIKVHRETIDGQRIPASNRLVHQFFTLLNNQFPLESPQQILYLKSPADYANRLNTHINHLNHLLKAMTGKSTSQHIQERLLLEGKKLLENSDWTIGQIGQGLGFEYPQHFTSFFKKHALITPKIHRERFMKQV from the coding sequence ATGCAAACAGAAGATTTATTAGGTTATTATACCAATATAAAGAAAGAAATCCCTTTAGATCTCATCCATTCTCAACGGAATGCTTTACATTTCAATGTCATCAAAACGGAGAGCTGTATGCTAAGTCTCCCCTATGCACGCAGAGACTATTACAAAATAACACTCACACAGAATCCCGGAATTTTAATTACAGATCAGGGTGAGCTAAAAGTAGACCGGCCCACCATATTCTTCTCACGCCCGGAAGTCAATTATGGCTGGGAACCACTTGCTGCAAATCAGGACGGTTACGTCTGCCTTTTCAATGAATCATTTTTAACCAAAGAAATGAAACTAGAATTCGACCGCGTGCATGAAGAGATGATAGCGAAACCGTTTACCTACATCCATCTCGATCAGGCAAAATTCCAGGAGCTCTTTTTTTATTTTGAAAGACTTGCGTCAGAACATATGGATGGACATATGTTTAAGAATGAAATCATTGACAGCATACTGCGTCTCATTATATACAACGTTATCAAAGTACATCGCGAAACCATCGATGGACAGCGCATTCCGGCAAGCAACCGATTAGTACATCAGTTTTTCACCCTATTAAATAATCAGTTTCCACTAGAGTCACCGCAACAGATTCTGTATTTAAAAAGTCCTGCTGATTATGCCAATCGTTTAAATACCCATATCAATCATCTCAACCATCTGCTTAAGGCAATGACCGGAAAGTCGACTTCTCAGCATATTCAGGAACGCTTATTATTAGAGGGTAAAAAACTATTGGAAAATAGCGACTGGACCATCGGACAGATCGGTCAGGGTCTAGGTTTTGAATATCCGCAACACTTTACTTCCTTCTTTAAAAAGCATGCGCTTATTACGCCTAAAATTCACCGCGAAAGATTTATGAAACAAGTTTGA
- a CDS encoding TlpA disulfide reductase family protein encodes MKKITKHILLLLLAPIVSQAQVSKFEIQGHIPVVKKEYKAYLLKGSQTDSVDINPQGKFIFSGEVESPIKAHLLVGSSLRQAYRYAFPFYIEAGKLVVSSKDSINNATIKGGAVNADDQKLTALLKPYNDEQTKLYEWYRNLPDTEKETLTVKHKIDETNKEINQKRTTIRKEFLTKNPNSPIALDVVQAIGGYSPEYKEIYPLYDKLSSTVKNSTAGKKYYEQLLLHKAVGLGSIAPTFSQQDTSGRIVKLEEYRGKYVLLDFWASWCGPCRAENPNVVKAFHTFKDKGFTIIGISLDDEKGKNAWLKAIKDDKLQDWTQLSDLKGWKNDISTQYGIRAIPSNFLLDPEGKIIAKNLRGADLEKKLAEILKP; translated from the coding sequence ATGAAAAAAATCACAAAACACATCTTGCTTTTATTGCTTGCTCCGATTGTTTCGCAAGCACAGGTTTCAAAATTTGAAATCCAGGGCCATATTCCTGTTGTAAAAAAGGAATACAAAGCTTACCTGCTTAAAGGCAGTCAAACAGATTCTGTAGACATTAATCCTCAGGGTAAATTTATATTTTCCGGAGAGGTAGAAAGCCCTATAAAGGCACATCTTTTGGTTGGCTCAAGTCTAAGACAGGCCTACCGATATGCCTTTCCATTTTACATCGAGGCAGGTAAACTTGTGGTATCCAGTAAAGACTCTATAAACAACGCTACTATCAAAGGCGGTGCAGTCAATGCCGATGATCAAAAATTAACAGCACTGCTCAAGCCGTACAACGACGAGCAGACCAAACTTTACGAATGGTACAGAAACCTACCTGATACAGAAAAAGAAACCTTAACTGTGAAGCATAAAATTGATGAAACAAATAAAGAGATCAACCAAAAACGAACGACTATACGCAAGGAATTTTTAACCAAAAACCCCAACAGTCCCATTGCCTTAGATGTAGTGCAGGCAATCGGCGGGTATTCGCCTGAGTACAAAGAAATATATCCGCTTTATGATAAACTATCATCTACTGTTAAAAACAGCACTGCAGGAAAAAAATACTACGAACAGTTATTATTACACAAAGCCGTAGGTCTGGGGAGTATTGCCCCTACTTTCAGTCAGCAGGATACTTCCGGCCGAATAGTAAAATTAGAAGAATACAGAGGCAAATATGTGCTTTTAGATTTTTGGGCTAGCTGGTGTGGTCCATGTAGAGCTGAAAACCCAAATGTCGTAAAAGCATTTCATACCTTTAAGGATAAAGGTTTTACTATTATCGGCATCTCTTTAGATGATGAAAAAGGTAAAAATGCATGGCTTAAAGCGATCAAAGATGATAAACTTCAGGATTGGACCCAATTATCTGATTTAAAAGGCTGGAAAAATGATATTTCTACTCAATATGGTATCCGCGCAATTCCTTCTAACTTTTTACTAGATCCCGAAGGAAAGATTATTGCCAAAAACTTAAGAGGAGCTGATTTAGAAAAAAAACTAGCAGAAATTTTGAAACCTTAA
- a CDS encoding DUF4465 domain-containing protein, with the protein MNIFRTLSYLSLLGLTFLTASCKDEVKDALVPYPEDITFNEIILERFSSRIPDAPFRSGATSTGFVQINIQKKGATDFSGFALSNKNYRSYPWVLSPDFRPSTGVSADLKRSAIDSTVFSVYTTTPNRTETYLIGHAKDDQAFLSFDDAVAPQHVLIANTAYTYLLANYGSNYSGTLDPATQQYKLDGTKVRNPNISSTSTADYGRWYLPTLAGKDLTRIAGYTALSKTPTYIRLLITGHLKGSLTGTTTFYLGTTKGGDIQNPTVETIRSNWTKVDLQPLGRVDKILFTIDGNYRDAEQTLLSPAYFALDGLRIQH; encoded by the coding sequence ATGAATATATTTAGAACACTCAGTTATCTCTCACTATTGGGTCTGACATTTCTCACAGCATCATGCAAAGATGAGGTCAAAGATGCTTTGGTTCCTTACCCGGAAGATATCACCTTCAATGAAATCATATTGGAAAGGTTTTCCAGCCGCATACCAGATGCACCTTTTCGATCAGGCGCCACATCCACAGGCTTTGTACAGATTAATATCCAAAAAAAAGGTGCTACAGATTTCAGTGGTTTTGCATTGTCCAATAAAAACTACCGTTCCTACCCTTGGGTCCTAAGTCCAGATTTCAGACCATCGACAGGGGTATCGGCAGATTTAAAAAGATCAGCTATAGATTCGACAGTATTTAGCGTCTACACGACCACCCCCAATAGAACAGAAACTTACCTCATCGGACACGCAAAAGATGATCAGGCATTTTTATCGTTTGATGACGCTGTCGCGCCTCAACATGTACTAATTGCTAACACAGCTTATACATATCTTCTGGCAAACTATGGATCGAACTATTCGGGCACATTGGATCCTGCCACCCAACAGTACAAGCTTGACGGAACCAAAGTTCGGAATCCCAACATTTCAAGTACCTCCACAGCAGACTATGGTCGATGGTATCTGCCCACATTAGCAGGAAAAGATCTCACCCGAATAGCAGGCTATACTGCTCTGAGCAAGACTCCAACTTATATCCGCTTGCTGATAACAGGACACCTTAAAGGTTCGCTGACAGGAACCACAACATTCTACCTGGGCACGACCAAAGGTGGTGATATTCAGAACCCAACGGTGGAGACCATTCGTTCCAACTGGACAAAAGTTGATTTGCAGCCTTTAGGGCGGGTTGACAAGATATTATTTACAATTGATGGAAATTATCGGGATGCGGAGCAAACATTATTAAGTCCCGCATATTTTGCATTAGACGGCTTACGCATTCAACATTAA
- a CDS encoding RagB/SusD family nutrient uptake outer membrane protein produces the protein MKKLTIHMFLVLFFASLVGCEKYLDQQPKFALTESNGITNYAKAKAAVNGIYSTFRNDSWSGALYVAQTTKAGFINFSSVADYNLSYTQESGGGSAIWSAFYRSLNAANFAITGIEALPQTAFTNNEQRNSLLGDAKAVRAWINLNILWNFGYWWAEDASPYGLVFRDKPASLDNVRAPRISVGESYRIINEDLDFAIQHASQFDSPRYISKQFAQVLKAKALLYRSGYRNETEPLKQALTLINNVMEQASSKFQLQSDLAQVYQRSWESPENLFVKYLEDDGSRTSAGGYWYTYGIIYQGNTLPLAPGGARTAGLRYGTDWFTGDPRWPIATGEVRAPETWDNTFRYTFKKLARLGSYQGKVNSPVDEKYATYYFRFAELYLLKAELLARTGASVAQAIAPINELRQKRTAQAFNLLQPGNQEQLYDAIFKEIFLELCLENGSEFFASIRFKKDNQPWIVAIKDGLTFDITRVSWPIPNSEIINNPAAFQNPGQE, from the coding sequence ATGAAAAAACTTACCATACATATGTTCTTGGTTTTATTTTTTGCATCGCTCGTCGGTTGTGAGAAATACTTAGATCAACAGCCTAAATTTGCCCTCACAGAATCCAATGGCATTACAAATTATGCTAAAGCTAAAGCCGCTGTCAATGGGATATATTCCACTTTCCGCAATGACAGCTGGTCTGGAGCTCTTTATGTAGCTCAAACCACCAAAGCTGGTTTTATTAACTTTTCAAGTGTAGCAGATTACAACTTATCTTATACACAGGAGTCAGGAGGAGGATCTGCCATCTGGAGCGCCTTTTACCGCAGCTTAAATGCTGCTAATTTCGCTATAACAGGCATTGAAGCACTTCCACAAACCGCTTTTACCAACAATGAACAGCGCAACTCGTTACTTGGAGATGCTAAAGCTGTACGTGCATGGATTAACCTTAACATTCTTTGGAATTTCGGTTACTGGTGGGCTGAAGATGCTAGCCCTTATGGACTTGTCTTTAGAGACAAACCCGCTTCTTTAGACAATGTCAGGGCTCCTCGAATATCCGTCGGTGAAAGCTATCGCATCATTAATGAGGATTTAGATTTTGCAATACAGCACGCATCGCAATTTGATAGCCCACGTTATATTTCCAAGCAATTTGCTCAAGTATTAAAAGCCAAAGCACTTTTGTATCGGTCAGGCTACCGCAATGAAACAGAACCGCTCAAACAAGCTCTTACTTTAATAAATAATGTCATGGAACAAGCTAGTAGTAAATTCCAGCTTCAGAGTGACCTAGCACAAGTATACCAAAGATCCTGGGAATCACCCGAAAATCTATTTGTCAAATACTTGGAGGACGATGGTTCACGTACTTCTGCAGGTGGTTATTGGTACACTTACGGCATCATATACCAAGGCAATACACTTCCTTTAGCACCTGGTGGGGCACGTACCGCTGGTCTCCGCTACGGTACAGACTGGTTTACTGGCGACCCACGCTGGCCTATTGCTACCGGAGAAGTCCGCGCTCCTGAAACATGGGACAATACTTTTCGGTATACCTTTAAAAAACTAGCGCGTTTAGGTAGCTATCAGGGCAAAGTCAATTCACCAGTTGATGAAAAATATGCGACCTATTATTTTCGTTTTGCAGAACTTTATCTGCTCAAAGCCGAACTGTTAGCACGTACAGGCGCCAGCGTAGCACAAGCTATCGCGCCGATCAATGAGCTTCGACAAAAAAGAACAGCACAAGCTTTCAACCTCCTTCAGCCTGGTAATCAGGAACAGCTTTATGACGCTATTTTTAAAGAAATATTTTTAGAATTATGCTTAGAAAATGGAAGTGAATTTTTCGCTAGTATCCGATTTAAAAAAGATAATCAACCTTGGATTGTAGCAATCAAAGATGGCTTAACTTTCGATATCACCAGAGTATCTTGGCCAATCCCAAATTCCGAGATTATCAATAATCCTGCTGCATTTCAAAACCCAGGGCAAGAGTAA
- a CDS encoding SusC/RagA family TonB-linked outer membrane protein gives MKHIQFSKYTRIWPGIPLLIFTLSTVVAYALENPQLKGKQLQLPASPHTRYSQLSDQKTVVRGKILNESNKPIRGATVKSKTSGVLVHSDAGGNFEIPSSKGDILIISYIGFETVQYPLHNPKERIDITLRIRQNALEETVVVAYGRSKAKDITGSMTRLTEADLKNAPMGANIQSLLQGKAAGVNVAIQSASPTSPVSVIIRGASSLTGNNQPLWVIDGVPDYSNNTSGNIANTLYNLNLEDVQSVDILKDASATALYGSRASNGVVLVTTKKGKQGQAPTIEVSSRLGLQTQNFNDYSYFDAPQYIDFADKAAREEVISRGSFDYFTRLYLDEQAFFNLRTSEYDKSDLRILPGAFYEGNTNWLNEMTQSPWNHTHTLSLRGGTQDVVYYVSLNNQNYYGVIQSGKSRLYGGRANLEAKLRKGLKFGLQINGSSRNTDDKDYMLNVIKKIRPDIPVYNPDGTLFTRDPYTENPYTTLLNTQNGENKNFNATTFLEVNVWKDFLFRTAYTANYSNNEFLKYMRRGSTFNYDGNRNWQYQKTNSQVWENTLTYAKQHGNHDVLALLGYSFEKTGLTNFGMIASNFPDDDILNNFSSGANRGALAEDYTAYALVSQFSRLQYKYKDRYILGGTLRRDGSSRFGPNNRWGIFPSGSFAYLIHEESFFKNAAIKEKISYLKLRGSIGTAGSQNLGNYSWQTYIGSARYNESPAISPSSIGNLGLKWEETKMVDIGLDFGLFKERLRGSFGYYSKKSNDLIYSKPLPPSSSFSSISSNVASIKNEGVEFDIRYDVIKHPNFTLTVDANIASNKGKVLKINGSATELNFGNIVIKEGERTGQWFGYETYNRLFVTQEEIIALQSTNATGGKQYYRSAQESIGDLYFKDQNGDGIINTDDKVSLGSAEPKYFGGFGLTAIYKNFYANATFTYASGMKRLWSMPMEDVGYVGNYNHSNKIAGQSATLLNPYTATIPRMTQYGDGANSTFSDFWLYDASYIRLSALNLSYRIPQKTLANSLIQGIDLTFQATNLLTLTSYPGFDPQGNWSSSSIGTGMGTDNSAYPAARNFNLGVKLTLR, from the coding sequence ATGAAACATATTCAATTTTCTAAATACACCCGTATTTGGCCGGGGATACCTTTGCTCATATTTACCCTCTCCACTGTAGTGGCATATGCACTTGAAAATCCCCAGTTGAAAGGCAAACAACTACAATTACCTGCATCACCTCATACTAGGTATTCCCAACTGTCAGATCAAAAAACAGTAGTCCGTGGCAAAATCCTTAACGAGTCGAATAAACCCATACGTGGGGCTACAGTTAAGTCGAAAACCTCCGGCGTGCTGGTACATTCTGACGCAGGGGGAAACTTTGAGATTCCTTCCAGTAAAGGAGATATACTAATTATCTCCTATATTGGATTTGAGACCGTTCAATACCCTTTACACAACCCGAAGGAACGAATTGATATTACGTTACGTATTCGTCAAAATGCACTTGAGGAGACCGTCGTTGTCGCCTACGGCCGTTCCAAAGCAAAAGATATTACCGGATCAATGACACGTCTTACTGAAGCTGATCTAAAAAATGCTCCTATGGGGGCCAACATCCAAAGTCTGCTTCAAGGAAAAGCTGCAGGAGTCAATGTAGCCATTCAGTCAGCCTCCCCTACATCACCAGTCAGCGTCATTATTCGAGGAGCATCTTCTTTGACCGGAAACAACCAGCCACTATGGGTCATCGATGGTGTACCTGATTATTCGAACAATACATCTGGCAATATAGCCAATACCCTTTATAATCTGAATCTCGAAGATGTTCAAAGTGTTGACATTCTAAAAGATGCATCTGCTACGGCTTTATACGGATCAAGGGCCTCAAACGGTGTCGTTTTAGTAACTACAAAAAAAGGTAAACAAGGTCAGGCACCGACTATTGAAGTTTCTTCCCGACTGGGACTACAGACTCAGAATTTCAATGATTACTCTTACTTTGACGCACCCCAATACATTGATTTTGCAGATAAGGCGGCACGCGAAGAAGTAATAAGTAGAGGATCCTTCGATTATTTCACTCGCTTATATTTAGATGAGCAAGCATTTTTTAACTTACGTACTAGCGAATATGATAAATCCGATCTCCGTATATTACCAGGCGCTTTTTATGAAGGAAACACCAACTGGTTAAACGAAATGACACAATCCCCCTGGAACCATACCCACACATTATCTTTACGTGGAGGAACACAAGATGTAGTTTATTACGTTTCCCTCAACAATCAGAATTATTATGGAGTAATACAATCAGGAAAAAGTCGACTTTATGGGGGCCGTGCAAATCTAGAAGCAAAGCTTAGAAAAGGATTAAAATTTGGTCTACAGATAAACGGTTCATCCCGCAACACTGATGATAAAGATTATATGCTCAACGTGATTAAAAAAATAAGACCTGACATTCCAGTTTACAATCCAGACGGAACACTTTTCACCCGAGATCCTTATACTGAAAACCCCTATACTACTTTATTGAATACACAAAATGGGGAGAACAAAAATTTTAATGCTACTACTTTTTTAGAAGTAAATGTATGGAAAGATTTCCTCTTTAGAACTGCCTATACCGCCAATTATAGCAATAATGAATTTCTTAAATACATGCGACGGGGCAGTACCTTTAATTACGACGGCAACCGAAACTGGCAGTATCAAAAAACGAACTCTCAAGTCTGGGAAAACACACTTACGTATGCTAAACAACATGGCAACCATGATGTGCTGGCCTTATTAGGTTATTCCTTTGAGAAAACAGGTCTCACCAATTTTGGCATGATAGCATCTAATTTCCCTGACGATGACATCCTCAATAATTTTTCTTCGGGAGCAAACAGAGGTGCTTTGGCAGAGGATTACACAGCCTACGCATTGGTATCTCAGTTCTCAAGACTACAATACAAATATAAAGACCGCTACATCCTAGGTGGAACCTTAAGAAGAGACGGCTCATCCCGTTTTGGTCCTAATAACCGTTGGGGAATTTTCCCCTCCGGCTCTTTTGCCTACCTGATCCACGAAGAATCTTTTTTTAAGAACGCAGCTATTAAAGAAAAGATCTCCTACCTTAAATTAAGGGGATCAATCGGAACAGCAGGATCACAAAATCTTGGAAATTACAGTTGGCAGACTTACATCGGCTCGGCTCGGTACAATGAAAGTCCGGCCATAAGTCCCAGCTCGATCGGCAACCTTGGCCTCAAGTGGGAAGAAACAAAAATGGTCGATATTGGGCTAGACTTTGGTTTATTCAAAGAGCGTCTCCGTGGTTCCTTTGGCTATTACTCCAAAAAATCCAACGACCTCATATATTCCAAACCCCTACCGCCCAGTTCATCATTCAGTTCCATCAGCTCTAATGTTGCTTCAATCAAAAATGAAGGAGTAGAATTTGACATCAGATATGATGTTATTAAGCACCCTAATTTCACACTTACTGTAGATGCCAATATTGCCAGCAACAAGGGAAAGGTTCTTAAGATCAACGGATCCGCCACAGAACTCAATTTTGGCAACATCGTAATCAAAGAAGGAGAACGTACAGGTCAATGGTTTGGTTATGAAACCTATAATCGTCTTTTCGTGACACAAGAAGAAATCATTGCGCTTCAGAGCACAAATGCAACAGGTGGCAAACAATATTATAGAAGTGCACAAGAAAGTATCGGAGATCTCTACTTTAAAGATCAGAATGGGGACGGTATCATCAATACCGACGACAAAGTCTCCTTAGGAAGTGCCGAACCTAAATATTTTGGAGGATTTGGTCTGACTGCTATTTACAAAAATTTCTATGCCAATGCCACTTTCACTTATGCATCAGGGATGAAAAGACTATGGAGCATGCCTATGGAGGATGTAGGCTACGTGGGCAACTACAACCACAGTAACAAGATTGCTGGGCAGAGTGCTACTCTATTGAATCCCTACACCGCCACTATCCCTCGGATGACACAGTATGGTGATGGAGCAAACAGTACTTTTTCAGATTTCTGGCTTTATGATGCTTCCTATATTCGCCTGAGTGCGCTTAACCTAAGCTACAGAATACCGCAAAAAACACTTGCCAATTCGTTAATACAAGGCATCGACTTAACTTTTCAGGCAACCAACCTACTGACCCTTACTTCATATCCAGGGTTTGATCCACAAGGAAATTGGTCCAGCTCCAGTATTGGTACTGGAATGGGGACAGACAACAGTGCATATCCAGCTGCCCGGAATTTCAACTTAGGTGTAAAACTAACTCTTAGATAA
- a CDS encoding FAD-dependent monooxygenase, translating into MEKRTVLVSGASIAGPALAFWLHRFGFDVTIVERAEELRLGGQNIDVRDEAQKVVQLMGLEDEIRAANTGELGIRFVDVNNHTLAEFPKTNGGFGTAELEILRGDLAQVFFNATKDNIPYIFGDQILALVEDKDKVNVTFKNSTPRSFDLVIAADGIRSSTRKLIFGDEPVIKYIGVYCSYLTIPRIDSDTSWAYWYNAPESRVLNLRPDNVGTTRASFSFLSPEKGYEKLSLQEQKGILKQKFADAGWQAPRLLQGLEESKDVYFDSISQVKAPRWTNGRCAMVGDAAYCPTPMSGMGASLSIVGAYVLAGELSRHQNHQDAFEAYEKLMRPYVEDIQNLPPGVPWLAHPKTKFGIKVFNTVLGIASSKLVKKITKLFDGKGKKEIKERIQLPYYNK; encoded by the coding sequence ATGGAAAAAAGAACAGTACTTGTATCAGGCGCTAGTATTGCTGGTCCGGCTTTAGCATTTTGGTTACATCGATTTGGTTTTGATGTCACCATCGTAGAGCGTGCAGAAGAATTGAGATTAGGCGGACAAAATATAGATGTTAGAGATGAAGCTCAGAAAGTAGTACAGCTAATGGGGCTCGAAGATGAAATCAGAGCAGCAAATACAGGTGAACTAGGAATCCGTTTTGTTGATGTTAACAATCATACTTTAGCTGAATTTCCTAAAACTAATGGTGGATTCGGAACCGCAGAACTTGAGATTTTGCGTGGAGATCTTGCGCAGGTATTTTTTAATGCGACTAAAGATAATATTCCCTATATTTTTGGAGATCAGATTCTAGCTTTAGTAGAAGATAAAGATAAAGTGAATGTTACTTTTAAAAATAGTACTCCGCGCTCCTTTGATTTGGTCATTGCTGCTGATGGAATTCGTTCGTCAACACGGAAGCTAATTTTTGGAGATGAGCCCGTGATCAAATATATTGGAGTTTACTGCTCTTATTTGACTATTCCACGTATTGATTCTGACACGTCATGGGCTTATTGGTATAATGCACCAGAATCAAGAGTATTAAACCTAAGACCAGATAATGTAGGAACCACCCGTGCATCATTTTCTTTTCTATCGCCAGAGAAAGGGTACGAAAAACTTAGTTTGCAAGAGCAGAAAGGAATTTTGAAGCAAAAGTTTGCTGATGCTGGTTGGCAGGCACCACGTCTGCTACAAGGATTGGAGGAAAGTAAAGATGTTTATTTTGATAGTATAAGTCAAGTGAAGGCACCTCGATGGACCAATGGAAGATGTGCTATGGTTGGGGATGCGGCTTATTGTCCAACTCCGATGTCAGGAATGGGGGCAAGTCTTTCTATAGTTGGTGCATATGTATTGGCTGGAGAATTGTCGAGACACCAGAATCATCAAGATGCCTTTGAAGCTTATGAAAAGTTAATGCGCCCTTATGTTGAAGATATTCAGAATCTACCCCCGGGAGTACCATGGCTAGCACATCCGAAAACAAAGTTTGGAATCAAAGTGTTCAATACTGTGCTAGGAATTGCATCAAGTAAATTGGTGAAAAAAATAACAAAGCTCTTTGACGGAAAAGGGAAAAAAGAAATAAAAGAGCGTATCCAATTACCTTATTATAACAAGTAA